In Planktothrix serta PCC 8927, one genomic interval encodes:
- a CDS encoding SAM-dependent methyltransferase: MQLQAMVRSFIASVGIIALGIAGCTQGGNFEASSQQQTYTTPTPSSPSDQTQVDPNPTVEVGTVNPDVVYIPTPQPVVDEMLRLADVQSTDLVYDLGSGDGRIVITAAQEVGARGIGIDIDPQRIQEAKENAQKAGVSDRVEFREQDLFETDFSDATVVTLYLLPELNLKLRPKLLRELKPGTRIVSHAFDMGDWKPEQILQVNDRIIYYWVVPETPPANLL, encoded by the coding sequence ATGCAACTTCAAGCGATGGTGCGATCATTTATTGCATCTGTTGGTATTATTGCTTTGGGTATTGCTGGATGTACCCAAGGGGGTAACTTTGAAGCAAGTTCACAGCAACAAACCTATACAACTCCAACCCCGTCTTCCCCCTCGGATCAGACTCAAGTAGATCCTAATCCCACAGTGGAAGTAGGGACTGTTAACCCTGATGTGGTTTATATTCCAACACCTCAGCCCGTTGTTGATGAAATGCTGCGGTTAGCAGATGTTCAATCAACTGATCTGGTATACGACCTAGGGAGTGGCGATGGTCGCATTGTGATTACCGCCGCTCAAGAAGTTGGTGCACGGGGTATTGGGATTGATATTGACCCGCAACGCATTCAAGAAGCTAAAGAGAATGCACAAAAGGCGGGAGTGAGCGATCGCGTCGAGTTTCGAGAGCAAGATTTATTTGAAACGGATTTTAGTGATGCAACCGTTGTTACTCTTTATTTATTACCTGAACTAAATTTAAAACTGCGCCCTAAGTTACTGCGGGAATTGAAGCCAGGAACTCGCATTGTCTCCCATGCTTTCGATATGGGCGACTGGAAACCTGAACAAATTTTACAAGTCAATGATCGAATTATTTACTACTGGGTTGTCCCTGAAACACCACCCGCTAATTTGTTGTAG